The genomic segment aaatccccttAAGGGCAATTAACAAAACCTTTTGAAGAATAGTTGAAGTTTTCAGAAAACCTTCcagttttcttcttcattaaaTAAAGAGTTACCCAGGATCTAAACACAGTCTGAGAGGGCAAGACCCTCCTGAATGGGTATGTGTATGTTTGGGGGGAGGCGAGGTATGGTATTTTTAACAAAACGTTTTTTAAGGTGGGATCTTGTGGGTGCCAAAAACTGCCAAAGGATCCACATAAAACCTCCAAGCCTTAATTACTTCTAATTCATTTGCTCACATTAATTTACTTCAATCTTTtacattatttcatagcattatTTCACTCACCATACCTGACTTAAAAGCTGCCCATGAAAAATGGTATTAACCACGTTCAAAACCTGCTTAATGAGTTTCCTTTGAGAAGTGGGAATGAGAGCTGGGCATTTTGTCCGAgctgtctccagttcttgctgtACTTTATCCAAAAGTTCACAAAGAAATTCCTGAGCATCTTGTTGGGCATAACCACGAAACGCTGGGATTAGTCTCCATACCGAATGGAGCATGGCAAAAGGAGACACTAAAGCCCACTTGCCAGACCACATCACTTGAAACAAAGTATGCAGCTCATGACAAAGAGAGATGTACTTTGAGCTTGGCTCCTTTGGTTGAATAAGTTCCATATTTCTCCTGTTTGATGCTCCCCCACTTAAGCCTGATGCCACACTAGTTCGCCTTGCATAAGATTCCTTGCCTTTAATATGGCTTTTGTTCAAATGAAAAATAGAGCCAGGAGATGGAGGATGCTTAGAAGATGATCTTGTTTTGCCATTGGCTGCAGCTGCTAACAACTCTTGAGTTTGGTTCAAATCAAGCTTTAAAAAACATTCCCGAAATATGAGCAAGTGACTCAATACCTGAAGAATAGAATTCATATAGCACGTATTTCCCAAGTTTCGCAATCCTGTTACACCAGGAGTCATAGTAGGCCTTCTTTTCATTGGAGagtcattatttttttttaattttacttcATCTGAGGTAGCTGTTACTTTCAGCTCTACAGGAGAGTCTACATTTTGTGACATTTTTAGTGCACAGCGTGGAATTTTTGAGGATTTTCTATTTTGATTCTGCAAACGAAAGCTCTTTCTTGGAggcattttttccatttcttccttcAACTGCCGCTTtcgttcttctcttctcttcctagCATTAAGTCGTCTTTCTTCTGCCTCTTCTCTTAGCTTCTCTTCTTCCAAAACTCTTTTTCCATTTGGTGTCAGTTCAAACCAAGATCTAAACACTTTGCCCATTAATGCATGCCTTCTGTGCCACAGAGCTGTGAACATACGATCTTGATTACGAAGCACAGCTTGCGCATTATTATGCGAAAGATCATCACTTGAGCCCATTGATCGCAAAGTCCTGCCACTGCGAGTAGTACAGTCATAATTTTGACTCTTGATTGCACTTAATGTACTTCGCAAGAGTTTTAGGTCACCAGTTGCATTATCATTAAGAACATAGTCATCACAAAGGTAGCAGAAAACATACAGCTCATTCACTTCCAATGCCACTGGATGATTACTTTCTTGAAAGTGCTTTAGTGCATGTTCTTCAATATATCTTCCACAAGCAACATGTGAGCAACTGAGGCAGGCCCATACAGATTCTGTAGTATTGCAAACCATGCAATGCCATTTCTGAGGGTTCACAATggaatgatcttgggcaagtcgaAGACGTCCTACATGCTTACACTTATCCATTGTTAATACTTCAATGCTGTCAAAATTCTACAGAAACCAGTTTTCTAGTTCTTGCATTGTgacctgaaagaaaaaaaaactgttttattttctttcatctcACACTTTTCAAAACAGAACACATTAATTTTCTCATTAAGACCTGCCTCATATATCAGCGGATTTAACCACCCACaactttaaagtattttttttaaaaaacccaaaaatgatCTTGATTCTGCCATTGCATATAAAAAACATCATTTTACCATGCCAttataatgggacctgagcatccaaAGATTTTGATATGCATGAGAAGCCTGGAACTAAACTGCAGCAGATATCAAGAGCCTATTGTAATTATATTCATTTTAAGCATTATCACAGTAAATTGTATCAAGTATTTTAATGGGAAAAGG from the Anolis carolinensis isolate JA03-04 chromosome 5, rAnoCar3.1.pri, whole genome shotgun sequence genome contains:
- the usp44 gene encoding ubiquitin carboxyl-terminal hydrolase 44 isoform X2 — encoded protein: MDKCKHVGRLRLAQDHSIVNPQKWHCMVCNTTESVWACLSCSHVACGRYIEEHALKHFQESNHPVALEVNELYVFCYLCDDYVLNDNATGDLKLLRSTLSAIKSQNYDCTTRSGRTLRSMGSSDDLSHNNAQAVLRNQDRMFTALWHRRHALMGKVFRSWFELTPNGKRVLEEEKLREEAEERRLNARKRREERKRQLKEEMEKMPPRKSFRLQNQNRKSSKIPRCALKMSQNVDSPVELKVTATSDEVKLKKNNDSPMKRRPTMTPGVTGLRNLGNTCYMNSILQVLSHLLIFRECFLKLDLNQTQELLAAAANGKTRSSSKHPPSPGSIFHLNKSHIKGKESYARRTSVASGLSGGASNRRNMELIQPKEPSSKYISLCHELHTLFQVMWSGKWALVSPFAMLHSVWRLIPAFRGYAQQDAQEFLCELLDKVQQELETARTKCPALIPTSQRKLIKQVLNVVNTIFHGQLLSQVTCLACDNKSNTIEPFWDLSLEFPERYHCNGKETTCQYPCMLTEMLAKFTETEALEGKIYACDQCNKAQKQLMVCQLPQVLRLHLKRFRWSGRNHREKIGVHVTFSQILNMEPYCCRESLKSLVPDCFIYDLSAVVMHHGKGFGSGHYTAYCYNSDGGFWVHCNDSKLNMCTMEEVCKAQAYILFYTQRVIQAVRPSPVSGLDSPSGRQPNTEVNCSSTGSNS
- the usp44 gene encoding ubiquitin carboxyl-terminal hydrolase 44 isoform X3; translated protein: MDKCKHVGRLRLAQDHSIVNPQKWHCMVCNTTESVWACLSCSHVACGRYIEEHALKHFQESNHPVALEVNELYVFCYLCDDYVLNDNATGDLKLLRSTLSAIKSQNYDCTTRSGRTLRSMGSSDDLSHNNAQAVLRNQDRMFTALWHRRHALMGKVFRSWFELTPNGKRVLEEEKLREEAEERRLNARKRREERKRQLKEEMEKMPPRKSFRLQNQNRKSSKIPRCALKMSQNVDSPVELKVTATSDEVKLKKNNDSPMKRRPTMTPGVTGLRNLGNTCYMNSILQVLSHLLIFRECFLKLDLNQTQELLAAAANGKTRSSSKHPPSPGSIFHLNKSHIKGKESYARRTSVASGLSGGASNRRNMELIQPKEPSSKYISLCHELHTLFQVMWSGKWALVSPFAMLHSVWRLIPAFRGYAQQDAQEFLCELLDKVQQELETARTKCPALIPTSQRKLIKQVLNVVNTIFHGQLLSQVTCLACDNKSNTIEPFWDLSLEFPERYHCNGKETTCQYPCMLTEMLAKFTETEALEGKIYACDQCNTKRRKFSSKPVILSEAQKQLMVCQLPQVLRLHLKRFRILGTLQ
- the usp44 gene encoding ubiquitin carboxyl-terminal hydrolase 44 isoform X1 encodes the protein MDKCKHVGRLRLAQDHSIVNPQKWHCMVCNTTESVWACLSCSHVACGRYIEEHALKHFQESNHPVALEVNELYVFCYLCDDYVLNDNATGDLKLLRSTLSAIKSQNYDCTTRSGRTLRSMGSSDDLSHNNAQAVLRNQDRMFTALWHRRHALMGKVFRSWFELTPNGKRVLEEEKLREEAEERRLNARKRREERKRQLKEEMEKMPPRKSFRLQNQNRKSSKIPRCALKMSQNVDSPVELKVTATSDEVKLKKNNDSPMKRRPTMTPGVTGLRNLGNTCYMNSILQVLSHLLIFRECFLKLDLNQTQELLAAAANGKTRSSSKHPPSPGSIFHLNKSHIKGKESYARRTSVASGLSGGASNRRNMELIQPKEPSSKYISLCHELHTLFQVMWSGKWALVSPFAMLHSVWRLIPAFRGYAQQDAQEFLCELLDKVQQELETARTKCPALIPTSQRKLIKQVLNVVNTIFHGQLLSQVTCLACDNKSNTIEPFWDLSLEFPERYHCNGKETTCQYPCMLTEMLAKFTETEALEGKIYACDQCNTKRRKFSSKPVILSEAQKQLMVCQLPQVLRLHLKRFRWSGRNHREKIGVHVTFSQILNMEPYCCRESLKSLVPDCFIYDLSAVVMHHGKGFGSGHYTAYCYNSDGGFWVHCNDSKLNMCTMEEVCKAQAYILFYTQRVIQAVRPSPVSGLDSPSGRQPNTEVNCSSTGSNS